The following are from one region of the Methanospirillum hungatei genome:
- a CDS encoding COG1361 S-layer family protein — translation MKRGAIYSLFFVILLIISISSAELLPENEAAAAQVQVINLSIDPAVLMPYDTATVTITLANTGTKSVAISSAQLLSKEFKVLSDSYGKVGAIGAGNSMSFTYTLQAGGTTGIFYPILSVDFRDANFLRYPFRVIVQENPLEVSVLNKPETWVSGKKEDITLHIGNPRDNQVTGVTVIPQNSEHEITPTSFFTGVLGPDNSVDIPFAVTPYGDSPIEFIVQYQNGINQHEVSYTLPVEIGKKSRKQADTVLSNVQVDTDKDHFRVTGDVTNSGLETANAVVITSKEPAVPVFPFKVYAVGALKPDDFASFEVTFRADENVTEVPLRTSFKDNDGNEFSSDTLVELGGGTGPKPKQAEEGFSPVIIGVIVIIALGVIGAVWYSRRPRG, via the coding sequence ATGAAGAGAGGGGCAATATATTCCCTGTTTTTTGTCATTCTCCTGATAATCTCTATAAGCTCAGCCGAACTTCTGCCGGAAAACGAGGCGGCAGCTGCTCAAGTACAGGTAATTAACCTCTCAATTGACCCGGCTGTCCTCATGCCATATGACACGGCCACTGTGACGATAACACTTGCAAACACCGGAACAAAAAGTGTGGCGATATCATCCGCACAACTTCTCTCTAAAGAATTTAAAGTTCTTTCAGACAGTTATGGGAAGGTTGGTGCAATTGGTGCAGGTAATAGCATGAGTTTTACCTATACCCTCCAGGCCGGAGGAACAACTGGGATATTTTATCCCATTCTATCAGTTGACTTCAGGGATGCAAACTTCCTTCGGTATCCTTTCAGGGTGATTGTTCAGGAAAACCCCCTCGAGGTATCAGTCCTCAATAAACCTGAAACCTGGGTTTCCGGAAAGAAAGAAGATATCACCCTTCATATCGGGAATCCCCGTGATAATCAGGTAACCGGAGTCACCGTAATACCTCAAAACAGTGAACATGAAATTACACCGACATCATTCTTTACCGGTGTCCTGGGTCCGGATAATTCTGTAGACATCCCCTTTGCTGTGACACCATACGGAGATTCCCCCATTGAATTCATTGTGCAGTATCAGAATGGTATCAACCAGCATGAGGTTTCATACACCCTGCCTGTCGAGATCGGGAAAAAGAGTCGGAAGCAGGCAGATACTGTTCTTTCAAATGTACAGGTTGATACCGATAAGGATCATTTCCGGGTAACCGGTGATGTCACAAACTCTGGACTTGAAACGGCAAATGCTGTTGTGATAACCTCTAAAGAACCTGCAGTCCCGGTATTTCCGTTCAAGGTATACGCTGTAGGTGCACTCAAGCCTGATGACTTTGCAAGTTTTGAAGTGACATTCCGTGCCGATGAAAATGTAACAGAAGTCCCCCTCAGAACCTCCTTTAAGGATAATGACGGGAACGAATTTTCTTCTGATACCCTGGTTGAACTTGGTGGAGGAACCGGTCCCAAACCGAAACAGGCTGAAGAAGGATTTTCACCAGTTATCATCGGAGTAATCGTGATTATAGCTCTGGGAGTGATCGGTGCTGTCTGGTATAGCCGAAGACCACGAGGATAA
- a CDS encoding ABC transporter permease: protein MSSHRLFFGLAVRNLQIHWLRSLLAAIGIIIGVVAISSMGILGNSLVLSVADSLTDVGDSVVVTPHISFQGMTSTGTDQRITDRQLEQIRRASGNNEVVAVYAGGDRIRIGREILAASIYGIDPQDIPTLLELEKGQFLRGASGVMVGAKLASENNLAVGSRILVGDEEAGVRVVGILDERGMGFDISPDYAIVASDQWYKDFYDVNGYDQVIVKVRNLKDIDQVKDSIDAQLNRRETEVNVYDTKAILETILETFGRISTFTMAIGGISLIVAGVSIFNVMMMSVMERYREIGILRSIGTKRAEVRSMFIYESLILGITGSIIGGILSFLGGYAAIAVMLQETSYLFAFSSLIQIPYGMIFGVATSILSGLYPAWKASDLRPIEALRHE from the coding sequence ATGAGTAGTCACCGTCTTTTTTTTGGTCTTGCTGTCAGAAACCTGCAGATTCACTGGCTTCGATCCCTTCTCGCTGCCATTGGTATCATCATCGGTGTTGTTGCGATCTCTTCAATGGGGATCTTAGGTAACAGCCTGGTTTTATCTGTTGCAGATTCTCTCACTGATGTCGGTGATTCAGTTGTAGTAACTCCCCATATCTCATTTCAGGGAATGACGAGTACCGGAACAGATCAACGGATTACAGATCGGCAACTGGAACAAATCCGACGTGCTTCTGGAAATAACGAGGTGGTTGCGGTATACGCCGGAGGTGACCGTATCAGGATCGGGCGGGAGATACTGGCCGCTTCCATTTATGGCATTGATCCCCAGGACATCCCGACCCTTCTTGAACTGGAAAAAGGTCAGTTCCTCCGGGGTGCATCAGGAGTAATGGTCGGGGCAAAACTAGCCAGCGAGAATAACCTTGCCGTTGGATCCAGAATACTGGTTGGCGATGAGGAGGCCGGAGTCAGAGTTGTCGGAATACTGGATGAGCGGGGAATGGGATTTGATATCAGCCCAGATTATGCCATTGTTGCGTCAGATCAGTGGTACAAGGACTTTTATGATGTCAACGGGTATGACCAGGTGATTGTGAAGGTCAGGAACCTGAAAGATATCGATCAGGTAAAAGATTCCATAGATGCACAACTCAACAGGCGTGAAACTGAGGTCAATGTCTATGACACCAAAGCCATCCTTGAGACTATCCTTGAAACATTCGGCAGAATTTCAACATTTACCATGGCCATTGGTGGGATATCACTCATTGTTGCCGGAGTTTCCATCTTTAATGTCATGATGATGTCAGTTATGGAGCGGTACCGTGAGATCGGAATTCTCCGGTCAATCGGGACAAAACGGGCAGAAGTCAGAAGTATGTTCATCTACGAATCCCTTATTCTTGGGATTACCGGCTCCATAATCGGAGGGATTTTAAGCTTTCTCGGGGGGTATGCAGCAATTGCCGTCATGCTCCAGGAGACATCATATCTCTTTGCCTTTTCAAGCCTTATCCAGATACCCTATGGGATGATTTTTGGTGTTGCAACCAGTATCCTGTCAGGATTATATCCGGCATGGAAGGCATCTGATCTGAGGCCAATTGAAGCTCTCAGACATGAGTAA
- a CDS encoding Yip1 family protein gives MITEILTNPRAFFGTICTNEPSLKIPAIIIFVMAIVGSLTGYMMGELSGKLFSGMMEGLATIAAVSAAITTFISTFVIWLVAAVILFGLQKIMQGTGTFKRVMEICGYGMVPLVFATIITLLLSGYYIPQADISPIRSTNPEEISQAAMSMMLDPALHEFSIISTIVTIIFLIWVANIWSIGVETCCGLPAKKALIVAGLPVLIYIAYTLSSLLLFTGGSV, from the coding sequence ATGATAACGGAAATCTTAACAAACCCACGTGCCTTTTTCGGCACAATATGCACAAACGAACCGTCTCTAAAAATTCCAGCCATAATTATCTTTGTGATGGCAATTGTCGGATCATTAACCGGCTATATGATGGGAGAACTCTCAGGGAAATTATTCTCCGGGATGATGGAAGGGCTTGCTACAATCGCTGCAGTTAGTGCTGCAATTACCACTTTCATCTCAACCTTTGTCATCTGGCTGGTTGCTGCAGTCATCCTCTTTGGACTTCAGAAAATAATGCAGGGGACCGGCACATTCAAGCGGGTCATGGAAATCTGCGGCTATGGTATGGTTCCCCTTGTCTTTGCAACCATCATCACGCTTCTCCTAAGCGGATACTATATCCCACAGGCAGATATCAGCCCCATCCGATCAACAAATCCTGAAGAAATTAGCCAGGCAGCCATGTCCATGATGCTGGATCCGGCTCTTCATGAATTCAGCATCATCTCAACCATTGTCACCATCATCTTCCTTATCTGGGTGGCAAATATCTGGTCAATCGGTGTTGAAACCTGCTGTGGACTTCCAGCTAAGAAAGCACTCATCGTTGCAGGACTTCCAGTACTCATCTACATTGCATACACCCTCTCAAGCCTCCTCCTCTTTACCGGAGGATCTGTATGA
- a CDS encoding ABC transporter ATP-binding protein: MGTQQVIVFSDVTKIYPLAAGDVVALNHISLEIRRGEFIAIMGPSGSGKSTLLNMIGCLDIPTSGEVIIDGKNIKTMTDDQLTELRRDVLGFIFQQFNLILLLNALENVQYPLILKTGETGCTDRCKEVLAAVGLAPDLWHHRPGQLSGGQQQRVAIARALVNDPEIMLCDEPTGNLDTKTGTAIMDLLTRLCREQGKTIVMVTHDPRTAEYADRVILIEDGKIKEGA, translated from the coding sequence ATGGGTACACAGCAGGTGATCGTCTTTTCTGATGTCACCAAGATTTACCCCCTGGCTGCAGGAGATGTTGTGGCTCTGAATCACATCTCTCTTGAGATCCGAAGAGGGGAATTCATTGCCATTATGGGACCGTCTGGATCAGGCAAGTCAACACTGCTGAATATGATCGGGTGTCTTGATATTCCAACTTCAGGTGAGGTAATCATCGACGGGAAAAATATCAAAACCATGACTGATGACCAGCTCACCGAGCTTCGCCGGGATGTACTGGGTTTTATTTTTCAGCAGTTTAACCTGATCCTCCTTCTCAATGCCCTTGAAAATGTCCAGTATCCACTCATTCTCAAAACCGGAGAGACCGGATGCACGGACCGGTGCAAAGAGGTTCTTGCTGCAGTGGGACTTGCTCCTGATCTCTGGCATCATCGCCCTGGTCAGCTTTCCGGCGGACAACAGCAGCGGGTTGCAATAGCCCGGGCCCTTGTCAATGATCCGGAGATCATGCTTTGTGATGAACCAACCGGAAACCTGGATACAAAAACCGGAACTGCAATTATGGACCTGTTAACCAGACTGTGTAGGGAACAAGGGAAGACGATTGTCATGGTTACCCACGATCCCCGGACGGCAGAGTATGCAGACCGGGTCATCCTGATAGAAGATGGAAAGATAAAGGAGGGAGCATGA
- a CDS encoding helix-turn-helix transcriptional regulator, with amino-acid sequence MYTRIKEFRVREGITQADLAQKAGVRRETIVFLEKGKYNPSLRLAHHIACILHTSIEELFFFDDETEPEMNNS; translated from the coding sequence GTGTACACCCGGATAAAGGAATTCAGGGTTCGAGAGGGAATAACTCAGGCCGATCTTGCCCAGAAAGCAGGAGTCAGGCGGGAGACCATTGTTTTTCTTGAAAAAGGAAAATATAATCCATCCCTCCGGCTGGCCCATCATATCGCCTGCATTCTGCATACCAGCATTGAAGAACTGTTCTTCTTCGATGATGAAACAGAACCGGAGATGAATAACTCATAA
- a CDS encoding NOG1 family protein, with protein MSFEKIPTVPTADEVLDRALRRAAKKMREKPNKKRASVEFVEAAYLSVHDKLVAVIQSFPTISDEPQFYQDIVEILWTTDRLKKSLGAVGWAARWSKDHRGGLAKDVRYSSEENATASRKKAIARLSSVVHQIEDDLLFLNEVRNILRKLPTVEDSFTIVVAGFPNVGKSSFIRRVSSAEPEIASYPFTTKGIIVGHYYHGREKIQLIDTPGVLDRPGIERNAIERQALSAIVNIADALLFILDPSAHCGYPLEEQLRLLEEVKGLVQVPIIVVSNKADITRIPEYPAMSTGNGEGVQEILDALLVQKAGWEPKKAKEPEEDQV; from the coding sequence GTGAGTTTTGAAAAAATCCCTACAGTCCCCACAGCAGATGAAGTCCTTGATCGGGCACTTCGTCGTGCTGCAAAAAAGATGCGGGAGAAACCAAATAAAAAACGTGCAAGTGTTGAGTTTGTTGAGGCTGCATACCTCTCGGTCCATGATAAATTAGTAGCCGTTATCCAGTCTTTTCCAACCATTTCAGATGAGCCACAGTTTTACCAGGATATTGTTGAAATCCTCTGGACAACCGATCGACTAAAAAAGTCCCTGGGTGCTGTCGGCTGGGCTGCCCGCTGGTCTAAAGATCACCGGGGAGGTCTAGCAAAGGATGTCAGATACTCCTCTGAAGAGAATGCGACTGCATCACGAAAGAAAGCAATAGCACGCCTTTCCTCTGTTGTTCATCAGATTGAAGATGATCTCCTCTTCCTGAATGAAGTCCGGAACATCCTTCGAAAGCTTCCAACTGTGGAAGACTCTTTTACCATCGTTGTGGCCGGATTTCCAAATGTAGGAAAGTCTTCGTTTATCCGGAGAGTCTCCTCTGCAGAACCAGAGATTGCTTCCTACCCGTTCACGACCAAAGGCATCATTGTTGGTCATTATTATCATGGAAGAGAGAAGATCCAGCTCATTGACACCCCTGGAGTTCTTGACCGCCCGGGAATTGAACGAAATGCCATCGAACGGCAGGCATTATCGGCTATCGTGAATATCGCGGATGCCCTCCTCTTTATCCTTGATCCAAGTGCCCATTGCGGGTATCCTCTGGAGGAGCAACTTCGGCTCCTTGAGGAAGTAAAAGGCCTTGTTCAGGTCCCGATAATTGTTGTCTCAAATAAGGCAGACATCACACGTATTCCTGAATACCCGGCCATGTCTACTGGAAACGGTGAAGGTGTCCAGGAGATTCTTGATGCCCTGTTAGTGCAAAAGGCCGGATGGGAACCAAAAAAAGCAAAAGAACCTGAAGAAGATCAGGTTTGA
- the leuS gene encoding leucine--tRNA ligase, whose translation MTEETQALEAAIRKQWDGVFIATPSEKKKFYLTVAYPYPSGAMHVGHGRTYIVPDVVARFWRMRGREVLYPMAFHVTGAPVIGISKRIARRDESAIKLYRDLYRVPADVLETFTDPLNIVNHFSNEYERVMTKAGLSIDWSRRFTTVEPTYSKFIEWQWYHLREAGHVNKGAHPVRYCPQCENPVGDHDLLEGDKAEIQKFTLIMFQFGDVFIPCATLRPETIYGVTNLWVNPTVEYVRARVDGKEWILSRQAMEKISLQDHEVNEIGTIPGSDLVDKVVSHPFCGEIPILPAVFVDPDMATGLVMSVPAHAPYDYIALRDLQRKGQYTEIKPVGLIKVEGYGEFPAVEAVEKADIINQDDPNLVELTQSVYSAEHATGKMYEQYGGKPVKFARDEIAQVLTEKHHSGIMYEFDTRPVVCRCGSRVFVKVLHDQWFLEYSDEAWKQQVKDHLEDMELVPQEVRAEFFRTVDWLKDWACSRRIGLGTKMPWDPDWLIEPLSDSTIYMAYYTIASRIKHIDPNLLTPAVFDYIFLGKDSEGLPERERLDGMRKEFLYWYPYDFRFSAKDLISNHLTFQLFHHCTIFPKECLPHGMVVFGMGLLNGAKMSSSKGNVYLLEDAINDFGADTVRMFLIGSGEPWQDFDWRNELVSSTKKQIERFAQTIREGLASDGPDTDIDRWLISRMQNHISLVTTAMENFQTRQALQEAFFGFESDLKWYKRRLGQNPPGKTAMKTLCSTWVRLLAPIIPFTCEDLWKEIGDGLVSFAPWPESDTAKMDDPAEIAEELLVRTVEDIESILRILKTPPRKVTICVAPSWKWDILTLIAEAPDKKNVIRDVMQKEDIKTRGREAADAVKQCTNLFHKLPSDLVDRIVSQKPDELAIFKGASAFLVDDTKLEIEVVPADACHHMKAGSALPFKPAIIIE comes from the coding sequence TTCATGTCACCGGTGCCCCGGTTATCGGTATCTCAAAACGGATTGCACGGCGGGATGAGAGTGCCATAAAACTCTACCGGGATCTGTACCGGGTTCCGGCAGATGTCCTTGAGACCTTTACCGATCCGTTAAACATCGTCAACCATTTTTCAAACGAATATGAACGGGTCATGACAAAGGCCGGTCTTTCTATCGACTGGTCACGACGGTTTACCACGGTTGAGCCCACCTATAGCAAGTTTATCGAATGGCAGTGGTACCATCTCCGGGAAGCAGGCCATGTGAACAAAGGAGCTCATCCGGTCAGGTACTGTCCCCAGTGTGAAAATCCGGTCGGTGACCATGATCTCCTTGAGGGTGACAAGGCTGAAATCCAGAAATTCACTCTTATCATGTTCCAGTTCGGAGATGTATTCATTCCCTGTGCAACTCTCCGGCCAGAGACCATCTATGGTGTTACCAACCTCTGGGTCAATCCCACGGTAGAATATGTCAGGGCCCGCGTTGATGGAAAAGAATGGATCCTCTCCAGACAAGCCATGGAGAAGATCTCCCTGCAGGATCATGAGGTCAATGAGATTGGTACCATTCCTGGATCAGATCTCGTAGACAAGGTCGTCAGCCATCCGTTCTGTGGAGAGATCCCCATCCTTCCTGCAGTCTTTGTTGATCCGGACATGGCAACCGGTCTGGTGATGAGTGTCCCGGCTCATGCACCGTATGACTACATCGCTCTCCGTGACCTGCAGCGAAAAGGTCAGTATACTGAGATCAAACCAGTCGGACTTATAAAAGTAGAAGGATATGGCGAATTCCCTGCTGTTGAAGCAGTCGAAAAGGCTGACATCATCAACCAGGATGATCCAAATCTTGTGGAACTGACTCAGTCAGTGTATTCTGCCGAACATGCAACCGGAAAAATGTACGAACAGTACGGTGGAAAACCAGTCAAGTTTGCCAGGGATGAGATCGCCCAGGTTCTGACTGAAAAACACCATTCCGGTATCATGTACGAGTTTGACACCCGGCCGGTTGTGTGCCGGTGTGGATCAAGGGTTTTTGTGAAAGTCCTCCATGACCAGTGGTTCCTTGAATATAGTGATGAGGCATGGAAACAGCAGGTCAAGGATCATCTTGAGGATATGGAACTTGTCCCCCAGGAGGTCAGGGCAGAGTTTTTCAGAACTGTTGACTGGCTGAAGGACTGGGCATGTTCACGACGTATTGGTCTTGGTACAAAAATGCCATGGGATCCGGACTGGCTTATCGAGCCACTCTCTGACTCAACCATCTACATGGCGTATTACACCATTGCCTCCAGAATCAAACATATTGATCCAAATCTCCTGACTCCTGCAGTCTTTGATTACATATTCCTTGGAAAAGATTCTGAAGGACTCCCCGAGCGGGAACGGCTTGACGGTATGAGAAAGGAGTTCCTGTACTGGTACCCGTACGACTTCAGGTTCTCGGCAAAAGATCTCATCTCCAATCACCTGACGTTCCAGCTCTTCCACCACTGCACAATATTCCCAAAAGAATGCCTCCCTCATGGCATGGTGGTCTTTGGAATGGGTCTCTTAAACGGGGCAAAGATGTCTTCATCAAAGGGGAATGTGTACCTGCTTGAGGATGCAATCAATGACTTTGGTGCTGATACCGTCAGAATGTTCCTGATAGGTTCAGGTGAACCCTGGCAGGACTTTGACTGGAGAAATGAACTTGTCTCTTCCACCAAGAAACAGATCGAGCGGTTCGCACAGACTATCAGAGAAGGACTTGCATCTGACGGCCCTGATACGGATATTGACCGATGGCTTATCTCACGGATGCAGAATCATATTTCACTAGTAACTACAGCCATGGAGAACTTCCAGACAAGGCAGGCACTTCAGGAGGCATTCTTCGGATTTGAATCTGATCTGAAATGGTACAAACGCCGTCTTGGTCAAAATCCTCCCGGAAAGACTGCCATGAAGACGCTCTGTTCCACATGGGTAAGACTACTTGCTCCAATTATCCCATTTACCTGTGAGGATCTTTGGAAGGAAATCGGAGACGGTCTGGTCTCATTCGCACCCTGGCCTGAATCAGATACTGCGAAGATGGATGATCCTGCAGAGATTGCAGAAGAACTTCTAGTCAGAACGGTAGAAGACATCGAATCAATTCTTCGGATCCTGAAGACACCGCCTCGGAAAGTGACCATTTGTGTTGCACCTTCCTGGAAATGGGATATCTTAACACTCATCGCCGAAGCACCGGACAAGAAGAATGTCATTCGGGATGTCATGCAGAAGGAGGATATAAAAACACGGGGTAGAGAGGCTGCAGATGCAGTAAAACAGTGTACAAATCTCTTCCACAAACTCCCATCCGACCTCGTTGACCGGATTGTCTCACAAAAACCAGATGAACTTGCAATATTCAAAGGTGCATCAGCATTTCTGGTAGACGACACAAAACTTGAGATAGAAGTAGTACCAGCAGATGCATGCCATCACATGAAGGCAGGATCAGCCCTTCCCTTCAAACCGGCAATAATAATAGAGTAG
- a CDS encoding DUF86 domain-containing protein: protein MRSWILYLHDINEAISLISEFIDDLTLEEFSHDKKTMSAVRDQIMIIGEAVNHLPNEILSEYPGIPWRDIVGMRNVLVHSYFRTDPELLFLVATERLVSLSPIIISMISKYSP from the coding sequence ATGAGAAGCTGGATCCTCTATCTCCATGACATCAACGAAGCAATATCATTGATATCTGAATTCATCGATGATCTCACCCTGGAAGAATTCTCTCATGACAAGAAGACAATGAGTGCAGTCAGGGACCAGATAATGATCATAGGAGAAGCGGTAAATCACCTCCCGAATGAAATTCTTTCCGAGTATCCTGGTATTCCATGGAGGGACATTGTAGGGATGCGCAATGTTCTGGTTCACTCGTATTTCAGAACCGATCCTGAATTGCTGTTTCTGGTTGCGACTGAACGGCTTGTATCACTCTCTCCCATAATTATCAGCATGATCAGTAAGTATTCCCCCTGA
- a CDS encoding magnesium transporter CorA family protein, protein MISAYITTHEGLVPVDTWEDGCWIKVVNPTEKEISLLVERFGVWVEFFTDPLDVDERARFEVDEGNVLILIRSPRREPEEAVIPYITLPIGIILTGHVIITVTLTEVDVLDEFLSGWVRNFDTRTRTRFALQICYRTALRFLRYLKDINRMSSQIEMNLHRSTTNVLLLDLFNLHKSLVFFTTSLRSNSLMVEKFSYSNILEMTDEEHDLYEEMVIENKQALEMANIYTSIIMGMTGTFASIINNNVNVVMKLLTSITILISLPTLIASIYGMNVHLPLQDNPFAFSFIMFCAVAASALGLFILVRWKVL, encoded by the coding sequence ATGATTTCAGCATATATTACCACACACGAGGGTCTGGTTCCGGTAGACACGTGGGAAGACGGGTGCTGGATCAAGGTAGTCAATCCCACGGAAAAGGAAATATCACTTCTTGTTGAACGATTTGGAGTCTGGGTTGAGTTTTTTACCGATCCCCTTGATGTAGATGAACGGGCACGTTTTGAAGTGGATGAAGGAAATGTCCTCATTCTGATCAGATCGCCACGACGGGAACCGGAAGAAGCAGTAATCCCGTATATCACCCTTCCAATTGGCATCATACTGACCGGACATGTGATCATCACTGTCACCCTCACCGAGGTTGATGTTCTTGATGAGTTTCTCTCCGGATGGGTCAGAAATTTCGACACCCGGACCAGAACCAGGTTTGCACTTCAGATCTGTTACCGGACTGCTCTTCGGTTTCTCCGGTACCTGAAAGATATCAACCGGATGTCCAGCCAGATTGAGATGAACCTGCACCGGTCAACAACTAACGTACTTCTCCTTGATCTCTTTAACCTGCACAAAAGCCTCGTGTTTTTTACGACATCTCTCCGGTCCAACTCACTGATGGTTGAGAAATTTTCGTACTCCAATATCCTTGAAATGACCGATGAAGAGCATGACCTGTACGAGGAGATGGTTATTGAGAATAAACAGGCTCTTGAGATGGCAAATATCTATACATCCATTATCATGGGTATGACCGGGACATTTGCTTCGATTATTAACAATAATGTGAATGTCGTGATGAAACTCCTGACCAGTATCACGATTCTAATTTCATTACCGACACTTATCGCGAGTATTTATGGGATGAATGTTCATCTCCCATTGCAGGATAATCCGTTTGCATTTTCGTTTATCATGTTTTGTGCAGTTGCAGCAAGTGCTCTTGGATTATTTATTCTGGTTCGGTGGAAAGTATTATAG
- a CDS encoding DUF5611 family protein yields the protein MQEYPVKRTHIKVLPENITAKITEHFGIAPVEKDGWYTLSFGALESMQVKLGEAKKSIIIATVSKQGIEDEQIILDTNKRFRRYLDDVTGYSTKDRVKKAKTVE from the coding sequence ATGCAGGAATATCCGGTTAAACGAACTCACATTAAGGTTCTTCCTGAGAATATTACCGCGAAGATAACCGAACATTTTGGGATCGCTCCTGTAGAAAAAGACGGGTGGTACACGCTTTCATTTGGCGCCCTTGAATCAATGCAAGTAAAACTGGGAGAGGCAAAAAAATCTATTATCATTGCGACTGTCTCAAAGCAGGGGATAGAAGATGAACAGATTATCCTTGATACCAACAAGCGTTTCCGAAGATATCTGGATGATGTAACCGGGTACTCAACCAAGGACCGGGTAAAAAAAGCAAAAACAGTAGAATAA
- a CDS encoding nucleotidyltransferase family protein — MTSAIKSEEIFSTLHHSLNVVKERYHVDKLALFGSRARGDAHDDSDIDILVDFAPGADLLDLSGLKLYYEDIFGRTVDVVPRRAIRQELREAILADAIEI, encoded by the coding sequence ATGACATCGGCAATAAAATCAGAGGAAATTTTCTCCACTCTTCATCATTCACTGAATGTCGTGAAAGAACGATATCACGTGGATAAACTTGCCCTTTTTGGATCCCGTGCCCGGGGTGATGCTCATGACGACAGTGACATAGATATCCTGGTAGACTTTGCTCCCGGTGCTGATCTCCTCGACCTTTCCGGTCTGAAACTCTACTATGAGGATATTTTCGGGAGAACAGTGGATGTTGTTCCAAGGCGGGCGATTCGTCAAGAACTTCGGGAAGCAATCCTTGCAGATGCGATTGAAATATGA
- a CDS encoding UPF0175 family protein, with protein MTSSTIQTTIDLPKSLPWLINIKPDELGGYIRKSLAVELFREGRISLGKAAEIAGFETKIDMIEELMSRNIGLAYSIEDAEEDLNTLKQILK; from the coding sequence ATGACATCCAGTACCATCCAGACAACCATTGATCTCCCAAAATCATTACCATGGCTTATAAATATAAAACCAGATGAACTTGGAGGATATATCCGAAAATCCCTGGCAGTTGAGTTATTTCGTGAAGGGAGGATTTCATTAGGGAAAGCAGCAGAGATTGCTGGTTTTGAAACCAAAATAGATATGATAGAGGAACTTATGAGTCGTAATATTGGCCTTGCTTATTCTATAGAAGATGCTGAAGAGGATCTGAATACCCTTAAACAAATTCTCAAATGA
- a CDS encoding tetratricopeptide repeat protein: protein MDKLSFSGNGPDLIKNKEDILQTIDEYKEALKDCNTKIENNPEDIDAWVNKGTILFLLEKYDEALEASNKALEINPDDAMAWNNKGTILNVLERYDEAIEACEHAIHLVPDYADPWNNKGNALTHLEKYEDALIAFNKAIQIDPRYADAWNNKGFALNFLGRHDEALKAFDTAIEIETEFTETEQ from the coding sequence ATGGATAAATTATCTTTTTCCGGCAATGGCCCGGATCTCATAAAAAATAAAGAAGACATTCTACAAACGATAGACGAATACAAGGAGGCGTTAAAAGACTGTAATACGAAGATTGAGAATAATCCTGAAGATATTGATGCATGGGTAAATAAAGGAACCATTCTTTTCCTCCTGGAGAAATATGATGAAGCACTTGAAGCATCGAATAAAGCTCTTGAAATAAACCCAGATGATGCCATGGCATGGAATAACAAAGGAACGATTCTCAATGTACTGGAACGGTATGATGAAGCAATTGAGGCATGTGAACATGCAATTCATCTGGTTCCAGATTATGCTGATCCATGGAATAATAAAGGAAATGCCCTTACACACCTTGAAAAATATGAAGACGCACTCATCGCCTTTAACAAAGCGATACAAATTGATCCACGGTACGCTGATGCATGGAACAACAAAGGGTTTGCCTTAAATTTCCTGGGCAGGCATGATGAGGCATTAAAAGCATTTGATACGGCAATAGAGATAGAAACGGAGTTTACAGAGACAGAACAATAA